A part of Oncorhynchus masou masou isolate Uvic2021 chromosome 30, UVic_Omas_1.1, whole genome shotgun sequence genomic DNA contains:
- the LOC135522012 gene encoding urokinase plasminogen activator surface receptor-like: MYLIVPILVSLLLPKAYSLKCFECTPGESGACTDKETDCPTQCGNTRITSYMGGTTLSDVNLKSCSVPAQCLTASVNFGMMRTMIASTCCNTDLCNSKSIPESTKTTPNGKKCFTCTGTDCTSALSCMEDEDRCISTIVNMGGEKMTMKGCASRSICVGDMSGALGPTMGMEMKCCEGNLCNNAQSIGLSLLILVTSMVSVALFH, translated from the exons CATATTCACTCAAGTGCTTTGAGTGCACACCAGGAGAATCGGGAGCATGCACGGACAAGGAGACTGACTGTCCAACCCAATGTGGAAACACGCGGATTACATCCTATATGG GTGGTACAACATTATCCGATGTGAACCTGAAGTCTTGCTCGGTGCCTGCACAGTGTCTCACTGCATCGGTGAATTTTGGAATGATGCGCACTATGATCGCCAGCACATGCTGCAATACAGACCTCTGCAACTCCAAAAGCATCCCTG AATCTACTAAAACCACTCCTAATGGCAAGAAGTGCTTCACCTGTACGGGAACGGACTGCACGAGCGCTCTGAGCTGTATGGAAGACGAGGACCGCTGTATCTCAACAATAG TGAACATGGGTGGCGAGAAGATGACAATGAAGGGATGTGCCTCCAGGAGCATCTGTGTGGGAGACATGTCAGGAGCGCTGGGGCCCACCATGGGCATGGAGATGAAGTGCTGCGAGGGAAACCTGTGTAACAACGCCCAGAGCATCGGACTGAGCCTCCTGATCCTGGTGACATCCATGGTCTCTGTGGCCTTGTTCCACTGA